The Macrococcoides canis genome has a window encoding:
- the mprF gene encoding bifunctional lysylphosphatidylglycerol flippase/synthetase MprF — translation MRIIFNKYRNIIKFIIMTLLFIFVIYRLKGELSTIDFKSTMTAFKHLDSIQLALLIFSGLISVSILSLYDFVLAKRLNLEIKYLKLFNVSFIANALNAVIGFGGMIGAGLRLLTYRNYTEDDKTLIKVISMMLLSMISGMSILSLGILFNIFPNTHAFDHYTWYRTGIFIITLYLPIFLIYTFIKPVNNDKFLGLIFTLVSSIEWLAASGVFYLIFKFIHIDVQYSLIIGIFVIAALAGLLSMVPGGFGAFDLMILIGFKSIGISEEKILLALVIYRAVYYFVPFLVAMVLSTFEFKGLAKKQFGERFEDNKYFAPAIETSSLFLNLLRDVLVYLPAIALGILSFITGFVFLMTNSILINDAIFDVQHNTYTFLSSLFTLACLLLMINAKGVMHDTRRAHIISIIAATVILIILFLTFGNWLVYIWIAVLILLLFIGNMNIKMIKRPITLMRAGLTLLFSVTILSLNSWLIRIQLSELLAQDSIDFDGNLMRNYFLFFIVATILLVGLISYFFNKKYIANIAMEVSEEQRAQIIDNYGGNFVSHLHYSTDKSYFINQDEDAFIMFQTHYDTIFVLGDPIGNKQSFRDLLYDFYSQASYYGYEIIFYQVKPDYLPLYHDFGNIFFKLGEEAVIPLKDFTISGKKKRAFRATVNKFESQGYFYEIVHPPFSSDFVNRLQSVSDEWLDGRSEMNFSVGSFNEYYLNKAPVGVIRNEEDIIGFVSFMPTNYDHSISVDMIRWKENEFQMMDGLYLNTMLSVKEQYDNFNMGMAPLSNVGSHKYAFYRERFAGRIFETISHIYSFKGLRNYKEKFNPNWQPRYLVYKKGNSLLTSMVRVSYLINKKTRN, via the coding sequence ATGAGAATAATATTTAACAAGTATCGGAATATAATTAAGTTTATTATTATGACATTGCTGTTTATATTTGTGATATATCGTCTAAAAGGGGAGTTATCGACGATTGACTTCAAATCGACGATGACAGCATTTAAGCATTTAGATTCTATACAGCTTGCTCTGCTTATTTTTTCTGGTCTTATTTCAGTCAGTATTTTATCATTGTATGATTTTGTATTAGCTAAGAGACTTAATCTGGAAATTAAGTATTTGAAACTATTTAATGTCAGTTTTATTGCAAATGCGTTAAATGCGGTTATAGGATTTGGAGGAATGATTGGAGCAGGTCTCCGTTTGCTTACTTATAGGAATTATACTGAAGATGATAAAACGCTGATTAAAGTCATTTCTATGATGCTTTTATCGATGATTTCAGGGATGAGTATATTGAGTTTAGGTATACTTTTTAATATTTTTCCGAATACCCATGCGTTTGATCACTATACGTGGTATAGAACTGGTATTTTTATCATTACGCTCTATTTACCGATATTTCTTATATACACATTTATTAAGCCTGTTAACAATGATAAATTTCTAGGATTAATATTTACACTTGTATCTAGTATCGAATGGCTGGCCGCGAGCGGTGTATTCTATCTGATATTTAAGTTTATCCATATCGATGTGCAGTATTCGTTAATTATAGGAATCTTCGTTATCGCTGCTTTAGCTGGATTACTTTCGATGGTTCCAGGTGGATTCGGTGCATTTGATCTGATGATCCTTATTGGATTTAAAAGTATAGGTATCAGCGAAGAAAAGATATTGCTTGCACTCGTCATATACCGTGCTGTCTATTATTTCGTTCCATTTCTTGTCGCTATGGTTTTATCTACCTTTGAATTTAAAGGGCTTGCAAAAAAACAATTTGGAGAACGCTTTGAAGATAACAAATATTTTGCACCTGCAATTGAGACAAGCTCATTATTTTTAAATCTGTTAAGAGATGTTTTAGTATACTTACCAGCAATTGCTTTAGGGATATTATCTTTTATTACTGGGTTTGTATTTCTGATGACAAACAGTATATTGATAAATGATGCTATCTTTGATGTTCAGCACAATACATATACCTTTTTATCTTCTTTATTCACGCTTGCTTGCTTACTGCTGATGATTAATGCAAAAGGTGTGATGCATGATACGAGACGTGCTCATATTATCAGTATCATTGCTGCTACAGTCATATTGATCATTCTTTTCTTAACATTTGGAAACTGGCTTGTATACATCTGGATTGCAGTACTTATTTTGCTACTGTTTATTGGAAATATGAATATTAAGATGATTAAACGACCGATTACGCTAATGAGAGCAGGTTTAACGCTATTATTTTCTGTCACTATTCTTTCGCTCAATAGCTGGCTCATCAGAATTCAGCTAAGTGAACTGTTAGCACAGGATAGTATCGATTTTGACGGCAATTTAATGAGAAATTACTTTCTGTTCTTTATCGTTGCAACAATATTACTTGTCGGTTTAATTTCTTATTTCTTCAATAAGAAATATATTGCTAATATCGCAATGGAGGTTTCTGAAGAACAGCGTGCACAAATTATTGATAACTACGGAGGTAACTTTGTCAGTCATCTTCATTATTCTACCGATAAATCATATTTTATTAATCAGGATGAAGATGCTTTCATTATGTTTCAGACACATTATGATACGATTTTTGTGCTCGGCGATCCAATCGGTAATAAGCAATCATTCAGGGATTTATTATATGATTTCTACAGTCAGGCTAGCTATTACGGGTATGAAATCATCTTCTATCAGGTGAAACCGGATTATCTGCCTTTATATCATGATTTCGGAAATATTTTCTTCAAATTAGGGGAAGAAGCAGTGATACCTCTTAAAGATTTTACTATTAGTGGTAAGAAGAAACGTGCATTTCGTGCAACAGTAAATAAATTTGAATCACAAGGGTATTTTTATGAAATCGTGCATCCACCATTCAGTTCAGATTTTGTAAATCGATTACAATCTGTATCTGATGAATGGTTAGACGGCAGGTCTGAGATGAACTTTTCAGTCGGAAGCTTCAATGAGTATTATCTCAATAAGGCTCCTGTAGGCGTCATTAGAAACGAAGAAGATATCATTGGATTTGTCTCGTTTATGCCGACAAACTATGATCACTCTATTTCAGTTGATATGATTCGCTGGAAAGAGAATGAGTTTCAGATGATGGACGGACTCTATTTAAATACGATGTTATCCGTTAAAGAACAATACGATAACTTTAATATGGGGATGGCACCGCTATCAAACGTCGGCAGCCATAAATATGCATTTTATAGAGAGCGATTTGCAGGAAGGATATTTGAAACGATTTCTCATATTTATAGTTTCAAAGGACTACGTAACTATAAAGAAAAATTTAATCCGAACTGGCAGCCACGCTACCTCGTCTATAAGAAGGGGAATAGCCTATTGACGTCTATGGTAAGAGTTAGTTATCTCATTAATAAAAAGACAAGAAATTAA
- a CDS encoding 2-hydroxymuconate tautomerase produces MPFVTVELVEGRSEEQLKKIVEEVTEVVSRNSGAPKEKVHVFIEELKKERYAVAGQLLSEEQ; encoded by the coding sequence ATGCCATTCGTAACAGTAGAATTAGTTGAAGGTCGTTCTGAAGAACAGTTAAAGAAAATCGTTGAAGAAGTAACGGAAGTTGTAAGCCGTAACTCTGGAGCGCCGAAAGAGAAAGTTCATGTATTTATCGAAGAACTTAAAAAAGAGCGTTATGCAGTAGCAGGTCAATTATTATCAGAAGAACAGTAA
- a CDS encoding GNAT family N-acetyltransferase yields MRVRLREFNNIDDLKYGAKWYQNPRVLLGSEGKHIKCYDIETVKRMYKNLRVIGDVYIIEYFFDEVWIAVGDITLSQNILPIVIGDDRFVGQGIGKRALKLLIEIARFKQYEKLIVSKVFAYNINSQKLYESLGFIKKEQYTDTHGVLCFSYELIL; encoded by the coding sequence ATGAGAGTTAGGCTGAGAGAATTTAATAATATCGATGATTTAAAATATGGTGCGAAATGGTATCAGAATCCTAGAGTACTTCTAGGATCTGAAGGAAAACATATTAAATGTTATGATATAGAAACTGTTAAACGTATGTATAAAAATTTGAGAGTAATAGGTGATGTTTATATAATTGAATATTTTTTTGATGAAGTTTGGATAGCAGTAGGTGACATAACTTTATCACAGAATATACTGCCAATTGTAATAGGTGATGATAGATTTGTAGGGCAAGGTATTGGTAAAAGAGCATTAAAACTTTTGATTGAAATTGCTCGTTTTAAACAATATGAAAAACTTATTGTTTCAAAAGTATTTGCATATAATATTAATTCTCAGAAACTCTATGAATCTCTCGGTTTTATTAAAAAAGAACAATATACTGATACTCATGGAGTATTATGTTTTTCATATGAATTAATATTATAA
- a CDS encoding NUDIX hydrolase: MDITFTHDNMRFKYRASALIIENDHILLQNFNDYWTPPGGKVQMLEDSRTALKREIFEELSTDIEIEQSAIFIEQTYHSQEKSFHELGVYYFCHSKSLWGRGMSIVGNENGEDMEYRWFPINEIDKINIQPAILKDKLLDENKVFEHIINHE; this comes from the coding sequence ATGGACATCACATTTACACACGATAATATGCGTTTCAAATATAGAGCTTCAGCGCTAATTATAGAAAATGATCATATATTATTACAGAACTTCAATGATTACTGGACACCGCCAGGCGGTAAAGTTCAAATGCTGGAAGATTCTAGAACAGCATTGAAAAGAGAGATATTTGAAGAACTTTCTACTGACATAGAGATTGAACAAAGTGCTATTTTCATTGAACAAACATATCATTCACAAGAAAAGTCATTCCATGAACTTGGTGTTTATTATTTTTGTCATTCTAAATCATTATGGGGTAGAGGAATGTCTATAGTCGGAAATGAAAATGGAGAAGATATGGAGTATCGATGGTTCCCAATAAATGAAATCGATAAGATTAATATTCAACCGGCAATATTAAAAGACAAGCTGTTAGATGAGAATAAAGTTTTTGAACATATTATTAATCATGAATAG
- a CDS encoding LCP family protein, whose protein sequence is MSERSVPRRRKRKVRLKKLPFVILGLILLLILSVIYIKSSYKSGLELAEKHGQKHVNYEFNGMSNKDGKSNILILGQDRMVEGSARTDSIMVAQYDYLNKKVKIISVMRDIYAEIPGYRNYKINTAYTLGGPELLRKTLEKNLGIPIEHYAIIDFKGFEAMVDEISPSGVSMNVEKDMSEKIGVSLKKGQQNLNGKELLGYARFRHDEEGDFGRVRRQQQVISALKQEMVSLPVLFKTPKLAGIARGYVNTDLKDGEIFRMGTSFVIRGDKKQSTLTVPIKGSYQQASYPEAGAVLEIDKEMNKKAIQKFLNE, encoded by the coding sequence ATGAGCGAAAGATCAGTGCCAAGAAGACGTAAAAGAAAAGTGAGACTAAAAAAACTGCCGTTCGTAATTTTAGGATTAATATTATTACTTATATTATCGGTAATCTATATTAAATCGAGTTATAAAAGTGGTCTAGAACTTGCAGAAAAACATGGACAAAAACATGTGAATTATGAGTTTAACGGTATGTCCAATAAAGATGGCAAATCGAATATTTTGATATTAGGGCAGGACCGAATGGTAGAAGGATCTGCACGTACAGATTCTATTATGGTTGCTCAGTACGATTATTTAAATAAGAAGGTCAAAATTATTTCTGTGATGCGTGATATATACGCTGAAATACCAGGATACAGAAACTATAAAATTAATACAGCTTACACGTTAGGTGGACCAGAATTACTGCGCAAGACGTTAGAGAAAAATTTAGGTATTCCTATTGAGCACTATGCTATTATTGATTTCAAAGGATTCGAAGCAATGGTTGATGAAATCTCGCCTTCAGGGGTGTCGATGAACGTGGAAAAGGATATGTCTGAAAAAATTGGAGTATCTCTAAAAAAAGGCCAGCAAAATCTTAATGGTAAGGAATTATTAGGGTATGCCCGTTTTAGACATGATGAAGAAGGGGACTTTGGACGTGTAAGACGACAGCAGCAAGTAATTTCCGCTTTAAAACAGGAGATGGTCAGTCTGCCTGTACTCTTTAAAACGCCGAAATTAGCAGGGATTGCAAGAGGTTATGTTAATACCGATCTTAAAGATGGGGAAATATTCCGAATGGGAACAAGCTTTGTTATTCGCGGAGACAAGAAGCAAAGTACTTTAACGGTGCCGATTAAGGGGAGCTACCAGCAGGCAAGTTATCCTGAAGCAGGAGCTGTACTTGAAATCGATAAAGAAATGAATAAAAAAGCGATACAGAAGTTCTTAAACGAATAA
- a CDS encoding Txe/YoeB family addiction module toxin, with the protein MYKIVMKSSVKKDLKKIKNTHLEPNFLKIINQLKENPYNNNHSFEKLIPPIKGFYSRRINVQHRVVYTVNDEFKIVTIYSAYGHYK; encoded by the coding sequence ATGTACAAAATTGTAATGAAATCTAGTGTTAAGAAAGATTTAAAGAAGATTAAAAACACGCACTTAGAACCGAACTTTCTAAAAATCATTAATCAGCTTAAAGAAAATCCATATAATAATAACCATTCTTTCGAAAAACTAATCCCCCCAATAAAGGGATTTTATTCGAGAAGGATAAATGTACAACATCGTGTTGTTTATACTGTAAATGACGAATTTAAAATTGTAACAATTTATTCAGCATATGGACATTATAAGTGA
- a CDS encoding type II toxin-antitoxin system Phd/YefM family antitoxin, translated as MNTYTPTSARKDFFNIIKSVNEDSKEIYIAPTKIGEKGAVLVGEDDWNAIQETLFLLEKGIAYQIEQRKDEEEIDFDSTWDNI; from the coding sequence ATGAATACTTATACACCAACAAGTGCTAGAAAAGATTTTTTCAACATCATCAAATCTGTTAATGAAGATAGTAAAGAAATATATATCGCACCAACTAAAATTGGAGAAAAAGGTGCTGTTTTAGTCGGCGAAGATGATTGGAATGCTATTCAGGAAACTTTATTCTTATTAGAAAAAGGTATCGCTTATCAAATTGAACAACGTAAAGACGAAGAAGAAATTGATTTTGACAGTACTTGGGATAATATATAA
- a CDS encoding AI-2E family transporter, translating into MHVSDRSFFQFFGGRKLLFTLTVLILTGILLLILNHISFIFKPFIVIFNTVIGPVILAFILYYLLNPLVNLMERYRINRLWGIIILIGIIISLFALLITWLIPVIEVQITGLVQNAPDYLNHLLKDFNRLSNDSKFAPFLQNIQEWVNTNLSDLPKKVGEYLGNFSTRLRSVVDTVASVAIVIMTFPFVLFFLLKDGKQFKNYILTLTPPKFRKDLHDILEKMNVQVGSYIQGQMFVAFCIGVLLFIGYMIIGLEYALILACIAAVTSVVPYLGPMIAISPAIVIALVDSPFMLLKLAVVWMAVQFLEGHFISPNIMGKTMQIHPLTIIFVLLCAGNLLGLIGVILGIPLYAILKVLTQYVFDKFKKRYNTYLSEDGEVY; encoded by the coding sequence ATGCATGTGTCGGATCGCAGCTTTTTTCAGTTTTTTGGTGGCAGAAAATTATTGTTCACATTAACTGTATTAATATTAACCGGAATATTACTATTGATATTAAATCATATATCATTTATCTTTAAACCATTTATCGTTATCTTCAATACAGTAATCGGACCTGTCATCCTGGCCTTCATTTTATATTATCTACTGAATCCGCTTGTCAATTTGATGGAGCGTTATCGTATTAATCGGCTATGGGGTATCATCATTTTAATCGGTATTATTATCAGTCTTTTTGCTTTACTCATCACTTGGTTAATTCCTGTTATAGAAGTTCAGATTACTGGGTTAGTTCAGAATGCGCCTGATTATTTAAATCATCTGTTAAAAGACTTCAACCGACTGTCGAACGATTCTAAGTTTGCTCCATTTCTGCAGAATATTCAGGAGTGGGTGAATACAAATCTTAGTGATCTTCCAAAGAAGGTAGGAGAGTATCTTGGCAATTTTTCAACGCGCCTGCGCTCAGTTGTTGATACAGTTGCAAGTGTAGCTATTGTTATCATGACTTTTCCATTTGTACTTTTCTTTTTACTTAAAGATGGTAAACAATTCAAAAATTATATTTTAACATTAACGCCACCTAAGTTCAGAAAGGATCTTCATGATATTTTAGAAAAGATGAATGTCCAGGTCGGTTCTTATATTCAGGGGCAGATGTTTGTCGCTTTCTGTATTGGTGTGCTGTTATTTATTGGTTATATGATTATCGGGCTTGAATATGCCTTAATTCTTGCTTGTATCGCTGCAGTAACGAGTGTGGTCCCATATTTAGGACCGATGATTGCTATCAGTCCTGCTATTGTAATTGCGCTAGTTGATTCACCTTTCATGTTACTGAAGCTTGCAGTTGTATGGATGGCGGTGCAATTTTTAGAAGGTCACTTTATATCTCCTAATATTATGGGAAAGACAATGCAGATTCATCCTCTGACGATTATTTTTGTCCTGCTTTGTGCAGGCAATCTTCTCGGCTTAATCGGGGTGATACTAGGTATTCCTTTGTATGCAATATTAAAGGTTTTAACTCAGTATGTATTCGATAAATTTAAGAAACGCTACAATACATATTTATCAGAAGATGGAGAAGTGTATTGA
- a CDS encoding sporulation protein, with translation MFKELLTSIGIGDSKIDTKLEKTSFRLDEDINGVVDVHELDGLEIDHIELSLIERKKNSDEMSQFEYLDEKLASFTIENRGSETIPFTFPAIHNVEDVGHTFVIITHVFVSSSVDYYDEDEVYFESVR, from the coding sequence ATGTTTAAAGAATTATTAACATCTATCGGTATTGGAGATTCAAAAATCGATACAAAGCTGGAGAAAACATCATTCAGATTAGACGAAGATATTAATGGTGTGGTGGATGTTCATGAATTAGATGGACTTGAGATTGATCATATAGAATTATCATTAATAGAACGTAAGAAAAATAGTGATGAAATGAGTCAATTTGAATATTTAGATGAGAAATTAGCATCGTTTACAATCGAAAACAGAGGATCAGAAACAATTCCATTCACATTTCCAGCAATCCATAACGTAGAAGATGTGGGTCATACATTCGTGATAATAACACATGTATTTGTCAGCAGCTCTGTTGATTATTATGATGAAGATGAAGTTTATTTTGAAAGTGTTCGTTAA
- a CDS encoding DUF402 domain-containing protein encodes MKEYNVNTYKYDNSIHYSWKSELIEESETYILLKSLPPRKLIHHTRGQTFVYDNASLEFISKSDGFTINTDIYRDGDIEYYCNICSLPILKENNINIVDLDIDMIIDKEGKYYFVDEDEFEINKIKYQYPDSLITKVNHLKENLESLYRNNVFPFDGFLLRNIENLKNYIK; translated from the coding sequence ATGAAAGAATACAATGTTAATACATATAAATACGACAATTCTATTCACTATTCATGGAAATCAGAACTTATAGAAGAGAGTGAAACATACATTCTTCTTAAGTCTCTGCCACCCAGAAAGCTTATTCATCATACACGTGGTCAAACATTTGTTTATGATAATGCTTCACTTGAGTTCATATCAAAAAGTGACGGCTTCACGATAAATACAGATATTTATCGTGATGGAGATATTGAATACTACTGTAATATATGTTCTTTGCCTATATTAAAAGAGAATAATATAAATATTGTAGATTTAGATATTGATATGATCATCGATAAAGAAGGAAAATATTATTTTGTAGATGAAGACGAATTTGAAATTAACAAAATAAAATATCAATATCCAGATAGCTTAATAACAAAGGTAAATCACCTAAAAGAAAACCTAGAATCTTTATATCGTAATAACGTGTTCCCTTTTGACGGTTTTCTATTAAGAAATATTGAAAATTTAAAAAATTATATAAAATAA
- the msrA gene encoding peptide-methionine (S)-S-oxide reductase MsrA, with amino-acid sequence MKKKIYLAGGCFWCMVKPFDTYDGVSAVISGYMGGHIENPTYEQVKTGESGHLEVVEIQYDDQVFPTLQILEIFFKIIDPTDNEGQYQDRGSQYRTAIFYTDESQKEIAENYIRKIQPDFDRPIVTELREAKIFYKAEEYHQDFYKKDPERYKREQETRQKIKDKKN; translated from the coding sequence ATGAAAAAGAAAATATACTTAGCAGGTGGCTGTTTCTGGTGCATGGTTAAACCTTTTGATACATACGATGGCGTTTCAGCAGTCATTAGTGGCTATATGGGTGGACATATTGAAAACCCAACGTACGAACAAGTAAAGACCGGTGAATCTGGACATCTTGAGGTCGTAGAAATACAATATGATGATCAAGTCTTCCCTACTTTACAAATTCTTGAAATATTCTTTAAAATCATTGATCCGACTGATAATGAAGGACAATACCAGGATAGAGGGAGTCAGTATCGTACGGCAATCTTTTATACAGATGAAAGTCAAAAAGAGATTGCTGAAAACTATATCAGGAAAATTCAGCCCGATTTCGATAGACCGATTGTCACAGAATTAAGAGAGGCAAAGATCTTCTATAAAGCAGAGGAATATCATCAGGACTTCTACAAGAAGGATCCTGAACGTTATAAGAGAGAACAAGAAACGAGACAAAAGATAAAAGACAAGAAAAATTAA
- a CDS encoding GNAT family N-acetyltransferase, whose translation MLKQVYEINDEILALLLLAEPSIEMINQYISESSIYILEQSKSIGVVVLKEVSESTMEIMNVAVSEAHQGKGYGKLMLKEAEKIANHSGYNKLIIATANSSLKQLALYQKCGFRIIGIEKDFFINAYKEVIIENGIKAMDKIILCKDMK comes from the coding sequence ATGTTAAAACAAGTTTATGAAATTAACGATGAAATTTTAGCGTTATTGTTATTAGCAGAACCTTCGATTGAAATGATTAATCAATATATTAGTGAAAGTTCAATCTATATATTAGAACAAAGTAAATCTATCGGTGTTGTTGTCCTTAAAGAAGTAAGTGAATCAACGATGGAAATAATGAATGTTGCAGTTAGTGAAGCTCATCAAGGAAAAGGATATGGAAAATTGATGCTAAAAGAAGCTGAAAAAATAGCGAATCATTCAGGATATAACAAATTAATCATTGCCACAGCAAACTCAAGTCTGAAACAGCTTGCGTTATATCAAAAGTGTGGATTTAGAATAATAGGCATAGAAAAAGACTTCTTTATCAATGCATATAAAGAAGTCATAATTGAAAATGGTATAAAAGCGATGGATAAGATAATACTTTGTAAAGATATGAAATAA
- a CDS encoding cation diffusion facilitator family transporter: MSGLFTLLKKGSKSSLIAAIVNFILGTLKLVAYIFTGNVAMFAEMMHSYGDAANQLFVWVGSAVSKKAPNEKFPFGYGRLVNIVCLFAVIIVAILAYETVLEGVHHIMHPTHQAQSLNQFLIAVGVLLIGVVLEGSVLYKAGQEVLEEVHKPTGGIHPFTTSYANIGRAKPATKLVFMEDTVATGGGFIALIAIIIARFTGWSQIEGIVSVIIGLAMFYVVFKVFMENAAGAIGRADEEMEVHASKVILEHPEVSDIKRLVVMKEGEDKHVEALVEVINHEFNLRQLTEIKKTITNDLMKQPHVTDVNIEIMEDDGMDDWVSGNGSSVNRNIYE; this comes from the coding sequence ATGTCAGGATTATTTACGTTACTCAAAAAAGGGAGTAAATCTTCTTTAATTGCAGCAATCGTTAACTTTATTTTAGGTACTTTAAAGCTAGTAGCCTATATTTTCACAGGTAACGTTGCAATGTTTGCAGAGATGATGCACTCTTATGGGGATGCTGCAAACCAGCTCTTTGTTTGGGTCGGATCTGCTGTTTCTAAGAAAGCACCAAATGAAAAATTCCCATTTGGATATGGTCGACTTGTAAACATCGTTTGTTTATTTGCGGTAATCATCGTCGCAATTTTAGCTTATGAAACAGTGTTAGAAGGGGTACATCATATCATGCACCCTACTCATCAAGCACAGTCATTAAATCAATTTTTAATTGCTGTTGGGGTATTATTAATCGGTGTCGTATTAGAAGGTTCTGTATTATATAAAGCAGGTCAAGAGGTACTTGAGGAAGTTCACAAGCCTACAGGTGGAATTCATCCTTTTACTACGAGTTATGCTAATATTGGACGCGCGAAACCTGCGACGAAATTAGTATTCATGGAAGATACTGTAGCAACTGGTGGAGGATTCATCGCATTAATCGCTATTATTATTGCCAGATTTACAGGATGGAGCCAAATTGAAGGTATCGTCTCTGTTATCATCGGTTTAGCAATGTTCTACGTTGTATTTAAAGTCTTTATGGAGAACGCAGCTGGAGCGATTGGTCGCGCGGATGAAGAGATGGAAGTTCATGCTTCTAAAGTTATATTAGAGCACCCAGAAGTTTCAGATATCAAACGTCTTGTTGTAATGAAAGAAGGCGAAGATAAGCACGTAGAAGCATTGGTTGAAGTTATTAACCATGAATTCAACTTACGTCAGCTTACAGAAATTAAAAAGACGATTACTAATGACTTAATGAAACAGCCACACGTTACAGATGTCAACATCGAAATCATGGAAGATGATGGTATGGATGACTGGGTAAGTGGTAACGGATCATCTGTTAACCGTAATATTTATGAATAG